The following are from one region of the Myxococcota bacterium genome:
- a CDS encoding TetR/AcrR family transcriptional regulator has translation MAAKHPVSPTTRRTQRKLIDATRAEIARDGSFGAERVALRAGTSVATFYQYFPSKRDALAAAFDDLMEDLDAFVAEQVQLEALVDEGLEGFSRGFVAAGVRFFSEHALLFRCALAELPGDRALRRVYRDQERRTLERIRQFVERGQRTGLVRRGDPNTLARGFLVLAQGLNNPLLLRGPDRAPVLRELARGLYGFLAPDASGAGGARKRSPRS, from the coding sequence GTGGCCGCGAAGCACCCTGTCTCTCCCACGACCCGACGCACCCAGCGCAAGCTGATCGACGCCACCCGTGCCGAGATCGCCCGCGATGGCAGTTTCGGCGCCGAACGGGTGGCCCTGCGCGCCGGCACCTCGGTGGCCACCTTCTACCAGTACTTCCCGTCGAAGCGCGACGCGCTCGCGGCGGCGTTCGATGACCTGATGGAAGACCTCGACGCCTTCGTGGCCGAGCAGGTCCAGCTCGAAGCGCTGGTGGACGAGGGTCTCGAGGGATTCAGCCGCGGTTTCGTGGCCGCGGGCGTGCGCTTCTTCTCGGAACACGCCCTGCTCTTCCGCTGCGCGCTCGCCGAGCTCCCCGGCGACCGCGCGCTGCGCCGCGTGTATCGAGACCAGGAGCGACGCACCCTGGAGCGCATCCGCCAGTTCGTGGAACGGGGCCAGCGCACCGGGCTCGTGCGCCGCGGGGACCCGAACACCCTGGCGCGGGGCTTCCTCGTCCTCGCGCAGGGCCTGAACAACCCGCTCCTGCTGCGCGGCCCCGACCGGGCCCCGGTGCTGCGCGAACTCGCGCGGGGGCTCTATGGGTTCCTGGCACCCGACGCGTCCGGGGCCGGGGGCGCCCGGAAACGCTCGCCGCGCTCGTAG
- a CDS encoding acyl-CoA dehydrogenase family protein has translation MYFADEPEHISVLRDVVRRFVATEMPPDQVRQWDRDHRFPPELFQKLAELGVCGVTIDEEYGGQGRDLVAAIAVIEELSRGGAFAAGPFIHAAFYGGMNISENGSEEQKRTLLPKLAAGEILFAYGLSEPDVGGDLASVTTTARRSEDGKHLILDGFKRWCTGADWADYIYCLVRSYAEAPRYQNLSFVLVPRDTPGMRVHPIEHANLRYTLSSDVIFEGAKIPAENIVGGEAGWNRGWRMLAGKALDVEKLEITAVAFGIAQAAVEEAWEYAQQRKQFGVPISAHQAVRHDLVEARTKLEACRAMLYRGAWLAQEGRPCSVETSMAKLFVADTGVEIALLCQRVMGAYGLAEGHDMERHVRDLLGMPIVGGSSNMQKNNIANGLGLKGAKS, from the coding sequence GTGTACTTCGCCGACGAACCCGAACACATCAGCGTCCTGCGCGACGTCGTCCGCCGCTTCGTGGCGACCGAGATGCCGCCCGATCAGGTGCGCCAGTGGGACCGCGATCACCGTTTCCCTCCCGAGCTGTTCCAGAAGCTGGCGGAGCTCGGCGTGTGCGGTGTGACCATCGACGAGGAGTACGGCGGTCAGGGGCGTGACCTGGTGGCGGCGATCGCGGTGATCGAGGAGCTGTCTCGCGGCGGTGCCTTCGCAGCCGGGCCCTTCATTCATGCGGCCTTCTACGGTGGCATGAACATCTCCGAGAACGGCTCCGAGGAGCAGAAGCGCACGCTGCTGCCGAAGCTCGCTGCCGGCGAGATCCTGTTCGCCTATGGCCTGTCCGAGCCCGACGTGGGTGGCGACCTGGCGAGCGTCACGACGACGGCGCGTCGCAGCGAAGATGGAAAGCACCTGATCCTCGACGGCTTCAAGCGCTGGTGTACGGGCGCCGACTGGGCCGACTACATCTACTGCCTGGTGCGCAGCTACGCCGAGGCACCGCGCTACCAGAACCTGTCGTTCGTGCTGGTGCCGAGGGACACGCCGGGTATGCGCGTCCATCCGATCGAGCACGCGAATCTCCGCTACACGCTCTCGAGCGACGTGATCTTCGAGGGCGCGAAGATCCCGGCGGAGAACATCGTGGGCGGCGAGGCGGGCTGGAACCGGGGTTGGCGGATGCTCGCAGGGAAGGCCCTCGACGTCGAGAAGCTAGAGATCACGGCCGTCGCCTTCGGGATCGCACAGGCCGCCGTCGAGGAGGCCTGGGAGTACGCCCAGCAGCGCAAGCAGTTCGGGGTGCCGATCAGCGCGCACCAGGCGGTGCGACACGACCTGGTCGAGGCGCGCACCAAGCTCGAGGCCTGCCGGGCCATGCTGTACCGGGGCGCGTGGCTCGCCCAGGAGGGCCGACCCTGTTCGGTCGAGACCTCGATGGCGAAGCTCTTCGTCGCCGACACCGGCGTCGAGATCGCGCTGCTCTGTCAGCGGGTGATGGGCGCCTACGGACTCGCCGAGGGACACGACATGGAACGGCACGTACGCGATCTGCTCGGCATGCCGATCGTCGGAGGTTCGTCGAACATGCAGAAGAACAACATCGCCAATGGCCTGGGATTGAAGGGAGCGAAGTCGTGA
- a CDS encoding LLM class flavin-dependent oxidoreductase encodes MQDLSVGVLADEHMLGGPLDARRALFSRARESGVDHVFVADHISFHTGFGMDGLIQAATAAALDPVLRVHIGVYLLALRHPVPVARQLASLAEAAPGRIVLGVGVGGEDRHEIEICGVDPRTRGRRTDACLTAIRGLLSGEPTSHDDAFFSFDAALIRPAPDPAIPIVVGGRSDAAIRRAGTLGDGWLGVWCSPRRFAAVLAEVAEHGKEREVTWRHGLQVWVGLDDDRDRARERLKHRMENMYRIPFERFEKYSPYGTPEAVAEFLAPYREVGCVDFNVMAVSESTEASIDGIARVREQLAG; translated from the coding sequence ATGCAGGATCTCTCGGTTGGCGTCCTCGCGGACGAGCACATGCTCGGCGGTCCGCTCGATGCGCGTCGTGCGCTCTTCTCGCGCGCCCGGGAGTCGGGCGTCGATCACGTCTTCGTCGCCGACCACATCAGCTTCCACACCGGGTTCGGGATGGACGGGCTGATCCAGGCGGCGACCGCAGCGGCGCTGGATCCCGTGTTGCGGGTGCACATCGGCGTGTACCTCCTCGCGCTGCGGCACCCGGTACCGGTCGCGCGCCAACTCGCGAGCCTGGCCGAGGCGGCGCCGGGTCGGATCGTCCTGGGCGTCGGCGTCGGCGGCGAGGACCGCCACGAGATCGAGATCTGCGGCGTCGATCCGCGCACGCGAGGCCGACGCACCGATGCCTGTCTCACCGCGATCCGGGGTCTCTTGTCGGGGGAACCGACGAGTCACGACGATGCGTTCTTCTCCTTCGACGCGGCGCTGATTCGCCCTGCGCCCGACCCGGCAATCCCGATCGTCGTGGGGGGGCGGTCGGACGCGGCGATTCGCCGGGCGGGGACCCTCGGTGACGGATGGCTCGGCGTCTGGTGTTCACCCCGCCGCTTCGCGGCCGTGCTCGCGGAGGTGGCCGAACACGGGAAGGAGCGCGAGGTGACCTGGCGCCACGGTCTTCAGGTCTGGGTGGGCCTGGACGACGACCGCGACCGGGCCCGGGAGCGCCTCAAGCACCGCATGGAGAACATGTACCGAATTCCCTTCGAGCGTTTCGAAAAGTACTCGCCCTACGGAACGCCGGAAGCGGTTGCCGAGTTCCTCGCGCCCTACCGCGAGGTGGGCTGCGTCGACTTCAACGTGATGGCGGTCTCCGAATCGACCGAGGCTTCGATCGACGGCATCGCGCGCGTCCGCGAACAGCTCGCGGGATAG
- a CDS encoding nitroreductase family protein, which produces MSDVGLYEAMRTLRAVRRLRPDPVPDEVLERVLEAASWAPTGGNVQPWRVLVVKDPAKKQALQKLYAARWARYSDQHMAQLEGAPEAVRARTERMFDAGNYLADHFGETPVVLIFCFNPKNMAITDLEQDRVSVVGGASIYPAVENALLACRAEGLGCVLTTLLCETEPEVRALLGIPEPWATAAAVPIGTPVLRGHGPISRKPVSKLAYVDSWGEAWG; this is translated from the coding sequence ATGAGCGACGTCGGGCTCTACGAAGCGATGCGGACGCTGCGCGCTGTGCGTCGCCTCCGGCCGGATCCCGTCCCCGATGAGGTGCTCGAGCGCGTTCTCGAGGCGGCGAGCTGGGCGCCCACGGGTGGCAACGTCCAGCCGTGGCGGGTCCTGGTCGTGAAGGATCCGGCGAAGAAGCAGGCCCTGCAGAAGCTCTATGCGGCGCGCTGGGCGAGGTACTCGGATCAACACATGGCCCAGCTCGAGGGCGCGCCCGAGGCCGTCCGCGCGAGGACCGAGCGGATGTTCGATGCCGGCAACTACCTCGCCGATCACTTCGGGGAGACGCCGGTCGTCCTGATCTTCTGCTTCAACCCGAAGAACATGGCGATCACGGATCTCGAGCAGGATCGCGTGTCGGTGGTCGGAGGCGCTTCCATCTATCCGGCCGTCGAGAACGCGCTGCTCGCTTGCCGTGCCGAAGGCCTCGGCTGTGTGCTGACCACGCTCCTGTGCGAGACCGAACCCGAGGTGCGTGCGCTGTTGGGCATCCCCGAACCCTGGGCCACCGCAGCGGCCGTCCCGATCGGAACCCCGGTCCTGCGCGGACACGGTCCGATCTCGCGGAAACCCGTCTCGAAGCTCGCCTACGTCGACAGCTGGGGCGAGGCCTGGGGCTGA
- a CDS encoding putative sulfate exporter family transporter, translating into MSTRDLGSLYENPERFRFAGAMEGVPEAPAPPQPDIADGDGWRRRGHTALEDLAHQLPGLAIAAALAAAALAATHFAAQAAGFERSPLPASLAAILFGLALRNCFGLPGAYAPGLRFCTQQILRFGVALLGLRLSLTAVGALGAQALPIVVACLFAAGVGVHALARAAGLSPRLGTLIAVGTAICGNSAVAAAGPVLGAKDDEVTYAVGCVTLFGLLALVAYPFLAPALFAGDPWAIGTFLGAAIHDTAQVAGAASLAATQQASPEILDAALVTKLLRNAFLLLVIPLAATWHHRRGTAPGAGKGVRWHQAVPLFVLAFLGLAAVRTLGDLGDAPFGGWLTAQSWNAALDLSADLSAICLALAMAAIGLGTHLRSLRALGARPLMVGFGAAVGIGAVAALGISLSLG; encoded by the coding sequence GTGAGCACGCGCGACCTCGGCTCGCTGTACGAGAATCCCGAGCGTTTCCGGTTCGCGGGCGCCATGGAAGGCGTACCCGAGGCCCCCGCCCCGCCCCAGCCGGACATCGCGGATGGGGATGGCTGGCGACGCCGCGGCCACACCGCCCTCGAGGACCTCGCCCACCAGCTTCCGGGCCTGGCGATTGCCGCCGCGCTCGCCGCGGCCGCGCTCGCCGCCACCCACTTCGCCGCCCAGGCCGCCGGCTTCGAGCGGAGCCCCCTACCGGCCTCTCTCGCGGCCATTCTGTTCGGCCTGGCGTTGCGCAACTGCTTCGGCCTGCCGGGCGCCTACGCGCCGGGCCTGCGCTTCTGCACCCAGCAGATCCTCCGTTTCGGGGTTGCCCTGCTCGGACTGCGCCTGTCGCTCACCGCGGTCGGCGCCCTCGGTGCCCAGGCTCTTCCGATCGTCGTCGCCTGTCTCTTCGCGGCCGGCGTCGGCGTGCACGCACTCGCGCGGGCCGCCGGCTTGTCGCCCCGACTGGGCACGCTGATCGCTGTCGGAACGGCCATCTGTGGTAACAGCGCCGTCGCTGCCGCGGGCCCCGTGCTCGGCGCGAAGGACGACGAGGTCACCTACGCGGTGGGATGCGTGACCCTGTTCGGTCTGCTCGCCCTCGTCGCCTACCCGTTCCTCGCCCCCGCGCTGTTCGCGGGGGATCCCTGGGCCATCGGCACCTTCCTCGGCGCGGCGATTCACGACACGGCTCAGGTGGCAGGAGCGGCTTCGTTGGCTGCGACCCAGCAGGCCTCACCCGAGATCCTCGACGCCGCCCTGGTCACGAAGCTGCTGCGCAACGCCTTCCTGCTGCTCGTGATCCCGCTGGCCGCGACCTGGCACCATCGACGGGGCACCGCCCCGGGTGCCGGCAAGGGCGTCCGTTGGCACCAGGCCGTCCCGCTCTTCGTCCTCGCCTTCCTCGGGCTGGCCGCCGTCCGCACCCTCGGCGATCTGGGCGACGCGCCTTTCGGGGGTTGGCTCACCGCGCAGAGCTGGAATGCCGCCCTCGACCTCTCCGCCGACCTCTCGGCCATCTGCCTCGCTCTGGCAATGGCCGCGATCGGACTGGGTACCCACCTGCGGAGCCTGCGCGCGCTCGGTGCGCGCCCGCTCATGGTCGGGTTTGGCGCCGCCGTCGGCATCGGAGCCGTGGCCGCCCTCGGAATCTCGCTCTCGCTCGGCTAG
- a CDS encoding acyl-CoA dehydrogenase family protein — MTASVDTLAAARSLDPEVRARADEIESARRLPADLSKRFAEAGFYRMWAPEVYGGLELPPADAARTIEALAQADGSSAWCVFIAVTSSTVLAALPPESAREIFADPHTLLGGVFAPRGKAVVEAGGFRVDGRWAWGSGTQNADWVMGGCQIIRDGEVEKLPNGAPRSRLMLVPADEIEFLDTWHVSGLCGTGSTDFAIQDRFVPDGRAAGVGVDGPLERPLYAFPAFGLLAMGIAAVSMGLARASIEALVELAGGKQPEGSARTLAERPASQAEVAQAEAGLRAARAFYYEAIEAAWDRASTEGRIGVDEKRDVRLATTHATRASAEAVDRMYHLAGGSSVYRTSPLQRIFRDVHVATQHMMVSPATLELTGRLLLGLPTNTAQL; from the coding sequence GTGACCGCCAGCGTCGACACCCTGGCGGCCGCCCGGTCACTCGATCCGGAGGTCCGCGCGCGCGCCGACGAGATCGAAAGCGCACGCCGCCTGCCTGCGGATCTCTCGAAGCGCTTCGCTGAGGCGGGCTTCTATCGGATGTGGGCGCCCGAGGTGTACGGCGGACTCGAGCTGCCGCCCGCGGACGCGGCGCGTACGATCGAAGCGTTGGCCCAGGCCGATGGGTCGAGCGCCTGGTGTGTGTTCATCGCGGTGACCTCGTCGACCGTGTTGGCGGCGCTGCCGCCGGAGTCGGCGCGCGAGATCTTTGCCGATCCCCATACGCTGCTCGGCGGTGTGTTCGCGCCGCGCGGCAAAGCGGTGGTCGAGGCCGGCGGCTTTCGGGTCGATGGCCGCTGGGCATGGGGCTCGGGCACCCAGAACGCCGATTGGGTCATGGGGGGATGCCAGATCATCCGGGACGGCGAGGTGGAGAAGCTCCCGAATGGCGCGCCGCGCTCGCGGTTGATGCTCGTGCCGGCCGACGAGATCGAGTTCCTCGACACCTGGCACGTGTCCGGACTGTGCGGAACGGGCAGCACCGATTTCGCGATTCAGGATCGCTTCGTCCCGGACGGGCGCGCTGCGGGAGTGGGGGTGGACGGCCCGCTCGAGCGGCCGCTCTACGCCTTTCCCGCGTTCGGATTGCTCGCGATGGGCATCGCCGCGGTGTCGATGGGCCTGGCCCGCGCGTCGATCGAGGCGCTGGTGGAACTCGCAGGCGGAAAGCAGCCGGAGGGAAGCGCCCGGACCCTGGCCGAGCGTCCCGCTTCCCAGGCCGAGGTGGCGCAGGCCGAAGCCGGCCTGCGGGCGGCGCGCGCGTTCTACTACGAGGCGATCGAAGCGGCCTGGGACCGAGCTTCGACCGAGGGGCGGATTGGGGTCGACGAGAAGCGCGACGTCCGCCTCGCCACGACCCACGCCACCCGCGCTAGCGCGGAGGCCGTGGATCGCATGTATCACCTCGCCGGCGGCAGCTCGGTCTACCGGACGTCTCCTTTGCAGCGCATCTTCCGGGACGTGCACGTCGCAACCCAACACATGATGGTGAGCCCGGCGACGCTCGAGCTGACCGGTCGACTCCTGCTCGGGTTGCCGACCAACACCGCGCAGCTCTAG
- a CDS encoding Lrp/AsnC family transcriptional regulator: MPKLDSIDLSILRELQRDASRSIEQIAAEVGLTQNPCWRRIKRLEAEGVIERRVALVDPAALGLGLTVFVSVRTNQHTDAWLARFAKGVRAIPEVVELYRMSGEIDYLMKIVARDVADYDRIYKRLIRVADLYDVSSSFAMERIKSTTELPLGPELGA; encoded by the coding sequence ATGCCGAAGCTCGATTCGATCGATCTGTCGATCCTGCGGGAGCTCCAGCGCGACGCGTCGCGGTCCATCGAGCAGATCGCGGCCGAGGTCGGACTGACCCAGAACCCGTGCTGGCGGCGGATCAAGCGACTCGAGGCCGAGGGCGTGATCGAGCGCCGCGTCGCACTCGTCGACCCCGCCGCCCTCGGGCTCGGACTGACCGTCTTCGTCTCGGTCCGCACCAACCAGCACACCGATGCCTGGCTCGCCCGCTTCGCGAAGGGGGTTCGCGCCATTCCTGAAGTGGTCGAGCTGTATCGGATGAGCGGGGAGATCGACTACCTGATGAAGATCGTCGCCCGCGACGTGGCCGACTACGACCGCATCTACAAGCGCCTGATCCGGGTGGCCGACCTCTACGACGTCAGCTCGAGCTTCGCGATGGAGCGCATCAAATCGACCACCGAACTGCCGCTGGGCCCGGAACTCGGCGCCTGA
- a CDS encoding long-chain-fatty-acid--CoA ligase: MLESMADILRQHADARPDHCALISGDRRWTYAELRDEAAQVSQALASEGLGAQDRVAVLDKNAGEYFAVLFGAGMGNAVTLAVNWRLAPPEMEYILNHSQARVLFIGAEFLDHLAQMKLETVERVVVFGAPRDGQVCYEDWIAAHPATDPRVSCDPSDTCYQLYTSGTTGLPKGVELTHRNFLTTMDTGAKVWSLDAESRVLVAMPLFHIAGSGWGIAGFWGGGTLVVLREVDPSAILALIAEHRITNALLVPAVLQMLTVAPGADAVDFSSFRSVVYGASPISEQVLTSAMQLFGCGFVQAYGLTETTGGIVALVEQDHDPGGPRASLLRSAGQPWGDVELRIVGSDGNDVEDGEVGEIWSRSAQNMKGYWRNPDATAETFPEGRDASGLGWLRTGDAGYLRDGYLFIHDRVKDMIVSGAENVYPAEIENVLMGHPDVADVAVIGVPSERWGETVKAIVVDTPETAASEEALISYCRERLAHYKCPTSIDRLAALPRNPSGKILKTELREPYWAGQKRRVN; the protein is encoded by the coding sequence GTGCTCGAGAGCATGGCCGACATCCTGAGGCAGCACGCCGACGCGCGACCGGATCACTGCGCCCTGATCTCCGGTGACCGTCGCTGGACCTACGCCGAGCTGCGCGACGAAGCGGCCCAGGTGTCCCAGGCCCTCGCGAGCGAAGGGCTGGGCGCGCAGGACCGCGTGGCCGTGCTCGACAAGAATGCGGGCGAGTACTTCGCGGTGCTCTTCGGCGCGGGCATGGGCAACGCGGTCACGCTCGCGGTGAACTGGCGGCTGGCGCCTCCCGAGATGGAGTACATCCTCAACCACTCGCAGGCCCGCGTGCTCTTCATCGGAGCCGAGTTCCTGGATCACCTCGCCCAGATGAAGCTCGAAACGGTCGAACGGGTGGTGGTGTTCGGCGCGCCTCGCGACGGTCAAGTCTGCTACGAGGACTGGATCGCGGCCCACCCCGCGACGGATCCCCGGGTGTCCTGTGATCCGAGCGACACCTGCTACCAGCTCTATACCTCCGGGACGACCGGGCTCCCGAAAGGCGTCGAGCTGACCCATCGCAACTTCCTGACCACCATGGATACCGGGGCGAAGGTCTGGAGCCTCGACGCCGAGAGCCGGGTCCTGGTGGCCATGCCCTTGTTCCACATCGCCGGCAGTGGTTGGGGAATCGCGGGATTCTGGGGTGGCGGCACCCTGGTCGTGCTGCGCGAAGTCGACCCCAGCGCAATCCTCGCGCTGATCGCCGAGCATCGGATCACCAACGCCCTGTTGGTTCCCGCCGTGCTGCAGATGCTCACGGTCGCGCCCGGTGCCGACGCGGTCGATTTCTCGAGCTTCCGCAGCGTCGTCTACGGAGCCTCTCCCATCAGCGAGCAGGTGCTGACGAGCGCGATGCAGCTCTTCGGCTGTGGCTTCGTCCAGGCCTATGGGCTCACCGAGACCACCGGCGGGATCGTCGCGCTCGTCGAGCAGGACCACGATCCGGGCGGGCCGCGCGCCTCCCTGCTGCGTTCGGCAGGACAGCCCTGGGGTGACGTCGAGCTGCGCATCGTGGGCTCCGATGGCAACGACGTCGAGGACGGCGAGGTCGGCGAGATCTGGTCGCGCTCCGCCCAGAACATGAAGGGCTACTGGCGCAACCCCGACGCGACGGCCGAGACCTTCCCGGAAGGACGCGACGCTTCTGGCCTCGGTTGGCTTCGCACGGGCGACGCGGGCTATCTGCGAGACGGCTATCTCTTCATCCACGACCGGGTGAAGGACATGATCGTGTCGGGCGCGGAGAACGTGTATCCGGCGGAGATCGAGAACGTCTTGATGGGGCACCCGGACGTCGCCGACGTCGCGGTGATCGGCGTGCCCTCCGAGCGCTGGGGCGAGACGGTCAAGGCCATCGTGGTCGATACGCCCGAGACCGCGGCCAGCGAGGAAGCGCTGATCAGCTACTGCCGCGAGCGGTTGGCCCACTACAAGTGCCCGACGTCGATCGATCGGCTCGCGGCGCTACCGCGAAACCCGTCGGGCAAGATCCTGAAGACCGAGCTGCGCGAGCCCTACTGGGCGGGCCAGAAGCGCAGGGTGAATTGA
- a CDS encoding enoyl-CoA hydratase-related protein: MDPSAYRTLHFDRPGDVLRVTIDHPDSKLNAVDALLHDEFTRLFRELKREDQARAILLTGRGPAFSAGGDFAWFPTLDDLEKLEHLRRDAKQMIWDLLDVELPIVAAVNGPAVGLGASLALLCDVIFASEAASFVDPHVRVGIVAGDGGAAIWPLLVGPARAKQYLLTGDPVPAPLAAEMGLVNEVVPADALEEHALAFATRLAAGAPLAVRYTKQAVNKLVKDALNTSFDTSTALEIVTFQSEDHQEALAAMQEKRAPRFRGR, encoded by the coding sequence ATGGACCCCTCGGCGTACCGCACCCTTCACTTCGATCGTCCCGGCGACGTACTGCGCGTGACGATCGATCACCCGGATTCGAAGCTGAACGCAGTGGACGCCTTGCTCCACGACGAGTTCACCCGGCTGTTCCGCGAGCTCAAGCGCGAGGACCAGGCGCGGGCCATCCTGCTCACCGGGCGGGGCCCGGCTTTCAGCGCCGGTGGCGACTTCGCCTGGTTCCCGACCCTCGATGACCTCGAGAAGCTCGAGCATCTGCGTCGCGACGCGAAGCAGATGATCTGGGATCTGCTGGACGTCGAGCTTCCGATCGTGGCAGCGGTGAACGGCCCTGCGGTCGGGCTGGGGGCGTCGCTAGCACTGCTCTGCGACGTCATCTTCGCGTCCGAAGCGGCGAGCTTCGTCGATCCGCACGTCCGCGTGGGCATCGTCGCGGGCGACGGAGGTGCCGCCATCTGGCCGCTGCTGGTCGGACCCGCGCGCGCGAAGCAGTACCTGCTCACCGGCGACCCGGTACCGGCGCCTCTCGCTGCCGAGATGGGTCTGGTGAACGAGGTGGTCCCGGCGGATGCGCTGGAGGAGCACGCGCTCGCCTTCGCCACGCGTCTCGCCGCGGGCGCGCCCCTGGCCGTCCGGTACACGAAGCAAGCGGTGAACAAGCTGGTGAAGGACGCGCTGAACACGTCGTTCGACACCTCGACCGCCCTCGAGATCGTCACGTTCCAGAGTGAAGACCACCAGGAGGCACTGGCGGCAATGCAAGAGAAGCGCGCGCCGCGCTTCCGCGGCCGCTAG
- a CDS encoding amidohydrolase family protein: MRRERQAKDRERRRGGRFARVTATIGLCLAAAACAPSVPVPSGPPAELVLRGGRVVDPETGLDGLRDVAIEGGRIVAISQMPLAGDRVVDVRGLVVAPGFIDLHRHDMTPLGQRFQVRDGVTTGLELEAGSYPVASLGTHAPLDFAKRPLGNFGASTGHAWLRGQLLLGEDAASNIGDVYAHVLREGGGGGLDGPAFKELLPDEQLPALRDGLRRGLEEGGLGIGLLLDYMSSAVSDAELRVVFEVAAERGAPVFVHVRRGVAGDPTGLDEVLDLARETGAPVHVCHVQSSAMGAIDTFLDRIRAARRDGVRVTTESFPYNAGSTAITAAVFDRDWQRIFGISYGDVQWAETGEWLTEETWHDYRRRFPGGAVIHHYNREEWTRVATLAPDVIVASDGLPVLSFDVAVPPFGIGTFGKVLRKYVREEESLSLMDALAKMTLGPARVLEDWAPVFRRKGRVQVGADADLTVFDPDTVQDHATFEEPFRASTGFEHVLVRGVFVVEHGEVVDGVAPGKRLLARTSR; encoded by the coding sequence ATGCGACGCGAGCGGCAGGCGAAGGACAGGGAGCGACGGCGGGGCGGGCGGTTCGCGCGCGTCACCGCGACGATCGGGCTCTGCCTCGCGGCGGCCGCCTGTGCGCCTAGCGTGCCGGTCCCCAGCGGTCCCCCGGCCGAACTCGTGTTGCGCGGCGGTCGGGTCGTGGACCCCGAGACCGGGCTCGACGGGCTGCGCGACGTCGCGATCGAAGGGGGGCGCATCGTGGCGATCTCCCAGATGCCGTTGGCGGGCGATCGCGTGGTCGACGTCCGAGGGCTCGTCGTCGCACCCGGCTTCATCGATCTCCACCGCCACGACATGACGCCTCTCGGTCAGCGCTTCCAGGTGCGAGACGGCGTCACCACCGGGCTCGAGCTCGAGGCGGGCAGCTATCCCGTCGCGTCGCTCGGCACCCACGCACCGCTCGACTTCGCGAAGCGGCCGCTCGGCAACTTCGGGGCGTCGACCGGCCACGCGTGGCTGCGCGGCCAGCTGCTGCTCGGCGAGGACGCCGCCTCGAACATCGGTGACGTGTACGCCCATGTGCTGCGCGAAGGCGGCGGAGGTGGCCTCGACGGCCCGGCCTTCAAGGAGCTGCTGCCCGACGAACAGCTGCCCGCGCTGCGCGACGGCTTGCGTCGCGGCCTCGAGGAAGGGGGCCTCGGGATCGGTCTCTTGCTCGACTACATGAGCAGCGCGGTGAGCGACGCCGAGCTGCGCGTCGTGTTCGAGGTGGCGGCCGAGCGCGGGGCGCCGGTGTTCGTCCACGTGCGACGCGGCGTGGCGGGAGACCCGACGGGTCTGGACGAGGTGCTGGACCTCGCCCGCGAGACTGGCGCGCCGGTCCATGTGTGTCATGTGCAGTCGAGTGCGATGGGGGCGATCGACACCTTCCTCGATCGAATTCGCGCGGCTCGTCGCGATGGCGTGCGCGTCACCACCGAATCGTTCCCGTACAACGCCGGGTCGACGGCGATCACCGCCGCCGTCTTCGATCGAGATTGGCAGCGGATCTTCGGGATCAGCTACGGCGACGTGCAGTGGGCAGAGACCGGCGAGTGGTTGACCGAGGAAACCTGGCACGACTATCGGCGGCGGTTTCCCGGAGGCGCGGTGATCCACCACTACAACCGCGAGGAGTGGACGCGGGTCGCGACCCTGGCGCCCGACGTGATCGTCGCCAGTGACGGGTTGCCCGTGTTGTCCTTCGACGTGGCGGTTCCGCCGTTCGGGATCGGGACGTTCGGCAAGGTGCTCCGGAAGTACGTGCGTGAGGAAGAGTCGCTCTCGCTGATGGACGCCCTCGCGAAGATGACGCTCGGCCCGGCACGGGTGCTCGAGGATTGGGCGCCAGTGTTCCGGCGGAAGGGCAGGGTGCAGGTCGGTGCCGACGCGGACCTCACCGTCTTCGATCCCGACACCGTGCAGGATCACGCCACCTTCGAAGAGCCCTTCCGCGCGTCGACCGGCTTCGAGCACGTGCTGGTGCGTGGCGTCTTCGTCGTCGAGCACGGGGAAGTCGTCGACGGCGTCGCTCCGGGGAAGCGCCTACTAGCGCGCACGTCTCGCTAG